A section of the Papio anubis isolate 15944 chromosome 16, Panubis1.0, whole genome shotgun sequence genome encodes:
- the OSBP2 gene encoding oxysterol-binding protein 2 isoform X4 — translation MINACRDFLELAEIHSRKWQRALQYEQEQRVHLEETIEQLAKQHNSLERAFRSAPGRPANPSKSFIEGSLLTPKGEDSEEDEDTEYFDAMEDSTSFITVITEAKEDRKAEGSTGTSSVDWSSADNVLDGASLVPKGSSKVKRRVRIPNKPNYSLNLWSIMKNCIGRELSRIPMPVNFNEPLSMLQRLTEDLEYHHLLDKAVHCTSSVEQMCLVAAFSVSSYSTTVHRIAKPFNPMLGETFELDRLDDMGLRSLCEQVSHHPPSAAHYVFSKHGWSLWQEITISSKFRGKYISIMPLGAIHLEFQASGNHYVWRKSTSTVHNIIVGKLWIDQSGDIEIVNHKTNDRCQLKFLPYSYFSKEAARKVTGVVSDSQGKAHYVLSGSWDEQMECSKVVHSSPSSPSSDGKQKTVYQTLSAKLLWKKYPLPENAENMYYFSELALTLNEHEEGVAPTDSRLRPDQRLMEKGCWDEANTEKQRLEEKQRLSRRRRLEACGPGSSCSSEEEKEADAYTPLWFEKRLDPLTGEMACVYKGGYWEAKEKQDWHMCPNIF, via the exons gcctgCAGGGACTTCCTGGAACTAGCAGAGATACACAGCCGGAAATGGCAGCGGGCACTGCAGTATGAGCAGGAGCAGCGCGTGCACTTGGAGGAAACCATTGAGCAGCTGGCCAAGCAGCACAACAGCCTCGAGCGGGCCTTCCGCAGCGCCCCCGGCCGGCCGGCCAACCCCTCTAAGAGCTTCATTGAGG GAAGCCTCTTGACTCCCAAAGGAGAGGACAGTGAGGAAGATGAAGATACCGAGTACTTTGATGCCATGGAAGACTCCACATCCTTCATCACCGTGATCACTGAGGCCAAGGAAGACAG AAAAGCTGAAGGTAGCACGGGGACAAGTTCTGTGGACTGGAGCTCAGCAGACAAT GTACTAGATGGTGCCTCGCTCGTGCCCAAGGGTTCGTCCAAAGTCAAGAGGCGAGTCCGCATCCCCAACAAGCCCAACTACAGCCTTAACCTCTGGAGCATCATGAAGAACTGCATCGGTCGGGAGCTCTCCAGGATCCCCATGCCG GTGAACTTCAACGAGCCCCTGTCCATGCTCCAGCGGCTGACAGAGGACCTGGAGTACCACCACCTGCTGGACAAGGCGGTGCACTGCACCAGCTCAGTGGAGCAGATGTGCCTGGTGGctgccttctctgtgtcctcCTACTCCACCACGGTGCACCGCATCGCCAAGCCCTTCAACCCCATGCTGGGGGAGACCTTTGAGCTGGACCGCCTCGATGACATGGGCCTGCGCTCCCTCTGTGAGCAG gtgagccaccacccccCCTCAGCTGCGCACTACGTGTTCTCCAAGCATGGCTGGAGCCTCTGGCAGGAGATCACCATCTCCAGCAAGTTCCGGGGAAAATACATCTCCATCATGCCGCTAG GTGCCATCCACTTAGAATTCCAGGCCAGTGGGAACCACTACGTATGGAGGAAGAGCACCTCAACTGTGCACAACATCATCGTGGGCAAGCTCTGGATCGACCAG TCAGGGGACATCGAGATTGTGAACCATAAGACCAATGACCGGTGCCAGCTGAAGTTCCTGCCCTACAGCTACTTCTCCAAAGAGGCAGCCCGGAAG GTGACAGGAGTGGTGAGTGACAGCCAGGGCAAGGCCCACTATGTGCTGTCCGGCTCGTGGGATGAACAAATGGAGTGCTCCAAGGTTGTGCATAGCAGTCCCAGCAGCCCCAGCTCCGACGGGAAGCAGAAGACAGTGTACCAGACCCTATCAGCCAAGCTGCTGTGGAAGAAGTACCCGCTGCC GGAGAACGCGGAGAACATGTACTACTTCTCAGAGCTGGCCCTGACCCTCAACGAGCACGAGGAGGGCGTAGCGCCCACCGACAGCCGCCTGCGGCCCGACCAGCGGCTGATGGAGAAGGGCTGCTGGGACGAGGCCAATACCGAGAAGCAGCGGCTGGAAGAGAAGCAGCGCCTGTCGCGGCGCCGGCGGCTGGAGGCCTGCGGGCCCGGCAGCAGCTGCAGCTCGGAGGAAG AGAAGGAGGCGGATGCCTACACGCCACTGTGGTTTGAGAAGAGGCTGGACCCGCTGACCGGGGAGATGGCCTGTGTGTACAAGGGCGGctactgggaggccaaggagaagcAAGACTGGCACATGTGCCCCAACATCTTCTGA